The region TGCGGCCCACCTGATGGCGCAGGCCATTTTGCGGCTGTATAAAAACGCCAAGTTGACCATCGGGCCGGTCGTCGGGGACCAGTTTTACTACGACATCGACATGGAACCCGTTTCCGAAGACGATTTTTCCAAGATCGAAGCGGAGATGCAAAAACTGGCCAAGGCCAGGCTGCCCATTACGCGCAAAAGCGTTTCCAAGAAGGAAGCCCTGGCCTTCTACAAGGACGAACCGTACAAGTTGGAGATGATAGCGGACCTGGAAGACGGAAACATATCCTTCTACGAACAGGGCGAGTTTACCGACCTTTGCCGGGGCCCCCACATTCCTCACACGGGCTTTCTCAAGGCTGTGAAGCTGATGAAGGTCTCCGGGGCCTACTGGCGGGCGGACCAAAGCCGGGAACAGTTGCAGCGGATTTACGGCACCGCCTTCTTCGACAAGAAGGAGCTCAAGAAGTACCTCAATTTCATCGAGGAGGCCAAAAAGCGAAACCACCGCAAGATCGGCGAGGCCCTGGAGCTCTTCAGCTTCCACGAGGAGGCACCGGGAATGCCCTTTTTTCATGCCAAGGGCATGGAGGTATGGAACGTCCTGTTGGATTTCTGGCGCGAAGAACACCGGGCGGCCGGCTACGTGGAAACCAAGACGCCCATCATGCTCGAACAGAAGCTTTGGGAGCGCAGCGGCCATTGGGAGAACTACCGGGAGAACATGTACACCTCGGCCGTAGACGACAATCAGTATGCCATCAAACCCATGAACTGCCCCGGGGGCATGCTGCTGTACAAGAACAGGCCCCATTCCTACCGTGAATTTCCCATGCGGGTTTCGGAGATCGGCCTGGTCCACCGCCATGAGATGAGCGGCGTCCTGTCGGGCCTTTTCCGGGTGCGATCCTTTCACCAGGACGATGCGCACATTTTCATGACCGAGGACCAGATACAGGACGAAATTTTCGGCGTGCTCAAACTGGCCAAACGGATTTACGGGATTTTCGGGCTGGGGTTCCTGCTGGAGCTTTCCACCCGTCCGGAAAAATCGATTGGCACCGACGAACAGTGGGAGGTGGCCACGGAAGGGTTGCGGGCCGCCCTCGAAAGCTACGGCATCGACTACCGGCTCAACGAGGGCGACGGCGCATTTTACGGCCCCAAAATCGACCTGCACATCGAGGATGCACTCGGGCGCACGTGGCAGTGCGGTACCATCCAGCTGGACATGAACCTGCCGGAGCGCTTCGACCTGGGATACATCGCCCGGGACAACGAAAGGCGGCGTCCCATCATGATCCACCGGACCATTTTCGGTTCCATCGAGCGCTTTTTCGGCATTCTCATCGAGCATTTCGCCGGGAAGTTTCCCCTGTGGATGGCGCCGGTCCAGGCGGTAATTCTGCCGATCAACGATGAACTGACGAGCGCCGCCGGGGAACTCGGCGCCCTTCTGGCGGCCAATGGTCTGCGCATGACCGTGGACACGCGCACGGAAAGCCTCAACAAAAAGATTCGCGAGGCGCAATTGGCCAACATCCCGCTGATCCTGACATTCGGGGAGAAGGAAAGAGACTCCGGAAGCATTGCGGTGCGCACGCTGGACGGCAAGGTGAAAATGGGGGTTTCCCGGGACGCCTTTCTGGAAACCGTCAAGGCGCACATTCGTAAGCGGGCGCTGGACCTGAATCCGGCGTTTTAGCAAAGGGGCGGTAGACCAGAGGTCGGAGGCCAGAGAACGGGTTCTTTCTGCAACTATCAGCCAGTGGCGTATTTCTCATTCGAACCCTTGACCCCCTTCTATTTATTACCGCTCCATGGGGGCTCATTTGGAAACGACAATGAGACGACACAAGAAGGTCAAAAAGGAAAGGTCCAACGCCGGCGTAACCACCCATCGCGTCAAGTGGTGCGACCTGCGGTGTGAGCACGCGGACGTGGCCAAAGTGGATGCCCTGGACGGCAGCTGCCACACCTTTCACGCCCTCTGGTGCCAGTCGCTGGAGAAGCATGTGACCAAAAACGCGCCCTGTGAGAAAATCTTCGGGAGCCGGCGGCCGACGACGGGGTGGTAATTGATCCCCAAAAAACGAGGCGTCCGATGCCTTTTGAAGCATTTGGTATTGGATTGGCTGAAATTTGGGGAATTAGACATTGGCATTTCCGGTTCACATGGGCCGGCCTTTTTTATGCACCTGAATGACGCCACTACGTTTAAACGGTTTATTTCTCACTGGCTGCCGGTACTGCTGTTCTGCCTTCTCATTTTTATCCAGTCCTCCTTTCCCGCCCCGGAGCAGATCCCGACCTTCGATCTTTCGGACAAACTGATCCACGCGGGGGTCTATGCCGTGCTGGCCATCCTTTTCTTCCGGGCGCTACATGCCGGTAAAGCCGGACGCGGCGCCGCGAACGCCATCATACTGGCGATCCTGTTCACGACCCTGTACGGCGTCAGCGACGAGATTCATCAGTATTTCGTACCGTCACGCCACGCGGAGGTTATGGACGCCGCGGCGAATTTCATCGGCAGCGTCGCCGGCGGCATTATCGCGACCGTTTTATTGACAAAAAAATCTTAATTCGATAAACAGATCGGATCGCAAAAAAACCGTTTTCAAGGAGAGGGAAATAGGCATGAGCGAAGACCAGACCATCGTTTTGAATGGGAATGAGATTTCTTTTGAACCGGGTGAGACCGTCCTGGATGTAGCCAGGCGTTCCGACATCGACATCCCGACACTTTGTTACCTGA is a window of Deltaproteobacteria bacterium DNA encoding:
- a CDS encoding VanZ family protein — encoded protein: MHLNDATTFKRFISHWLPVLLFCLLIFIQSSFPAPEQIPTFDLSDKLIHAGVYAVLAILFFRALHAGKAGRGAANAIILAILFTTLYGVSDEIHQYFVPSRHAEVMDAAANFIGSVAGGIIATVLLTKKS
- the thrS gene encoding threonine--tRNA ligase gives rise to the protein MINITLPDNSIKSFDKAPTGLDVAMSISEGLARNCVAMELNGTLVDLNRTIEADAKVRLITTRDEEGLEILRHSAAHLMAQAILRLYKNAKLTIGPVVGDQFYYDIDMEPVSEDDFSKIEAEMQKLAKARLPITRKSVSKKEALAFYKDEPYKLEMIADLEDGNISFYEQGEFTDLCRGPHIPHTGFLKAVKLMKVSGAYWRADQSREQLQRIYGTAFFDKKELKKYLNFIEEAKKRNHRKIGEALELFSFHEEAPGMPFFHAKGMEVWNVLLDFWREEHRAAGYVETKTPIMLEQKLWERSGHWENYRENMYTSAVDDNQYAIKPMNCPGGMLLYKNRPHSYREFPMRVSEIGLVHRHEMSGVLSGLFRVRSFHQDDAHIFMTEDQIQDEIFGVLKLAKRIYGIFGLGFLLELSTRPEKSIGTDEQWEVATEGLRAALESYGIDYRLNEGDGAFYGPKIDLHIEDALGRTWQCGTIQLDMNLPERFDLGYIARDNERRRPIMIHRTIFGSIERFFGILIEHFAGKFPLWMAPVQAVILPINDELTSAAGELGALLAANGLRMTVDTRTESLNKKIREAQLANIPLILTFGEKERDSGSIAVRTLDGKVKMGVSRDAFLETVKAHIRKRALDLNPAF